In Marivirga salinae, a single window of DNA contains:
- the sucC gene encoding ADP-forming succinate--CoA ligase subunit beta has product MNIHEYQAKGILEKYGVTIQKGIVADTPEEATEAAKKLNKETGTEWYVLKAQIHAGGRGKGKVKETDSNGVVLAKSLEDVAPKSKAILGGTLVTHQTGEEGKLVSKLLVAQDVYYPGESEPKEFYVGILLDRAKGCNVIMASTEGGMDIEDVAENTPEKIFKEWIDPRVGLQGFQARKVAFKLGLEGDAFKNMVKFIHSLYNAYDATDSSMFEINPVLKTSDNKILAVDAKVNLDDSALFRHKDLAEMRDKSEEDPAEVEAAESGLNYVKLDGNVGCMVNGAGLAMATMDIIKLSGGDPANFLDVGGSANAETVEAGFRIILKDPKVEAILINIFGGIVRCDRVAKGVVEAYKNIGDIKVPIIVRLQGTNAEEGAKIIEESGLKVTSAIVLKDAAERVKEALS; this is encoded by the coding sequence ATGAACATACACGAATATCAAGCCAAAGGAATACTTGAAAAGTACGGAGTAACCATTCAAAAAGGAATTGTTGCCGATACACCGGAAGAAGCTACTGAAGCTGCTAAAAAACTCAATAAAGAGACTGGAACTGAGTGGTATGTGCTTAAAGCGCAAATCCATGCAGGTGGAAGAGGAAAAGGAAAAGTGAAGGAGACAGACTCAAACGGAGTTGTATTAGCTAAAAGCTTAGAAGATGTTGCACCAAAATCTAAAGCTATTTTAGGTGGTACTTTAGTGACGCATCAAACTGGTGAAGAAGGTAAATTAGTGAGCAAATTATTAGTAGCTCAAGATGTATATTATCCTGGAGAAAGTGAGCCAAAAGAATTTTATGTTGGTATCTTGTTAGATAGAGCAAAAGGTTGTAATGTAATCATGGCTTCCACAGAAGGTGGAATGGATATTGAGGATGTTGCTGAAAATACTCCTGAGAAAATATTCAAAGAGTGGATTGATCCTCGTGTTGGATTACAAGGTTTTCAAGCTAGAAAAGTAGCTTTTAAATTAGGTTTGGAAGGTGATGCTTTCAAAAATATGGTGAAATTCATTCATTCGCTTTACAATGCTTATGATGCAACGGATTCATCAATGTTTGAAATTAACCCAGTATTGAAAACATCTGATAATAAAATCTTAGCAGTTGATGCTAAAGTTAATTTAGATGATTCAGCATTATTCCGTCATAAAGATTTAGCAGAAATGCGCGATAAATCTGAGGAAGATCCTGCTGAAGTAGAAGCAGCTGAATCAGGCTTAAACTATGTGAAGTTGGATGGTAATGTGGGTTGTATGGTGAATGGTGCTGGACTAGCAATGGCAACTATGGATATCATCAAGCTTTCTGGCGGTGATCCTGCTAACTTCTTAGATGTAGGAGGTAGCGCAAATGCAGAAACTGTTGAGGCTGGTTTCAGAATCATTTTAAAAGACCCTAAAGTTGAAGCTATCTTAATCAATATCTTTGGTGGTATCGTTCGTTGCGATAGAGTTGCCAAAGGAGTTGTTGAAGCTTATAAAAACATTGGAGATATAAAAGTGCCTATCATTGTTCGTTTACAAGGAACTAACGCTGAAGAAGGTGCAAAAATCATAGAAGAGTCAGGCTTGAAAGTAACTTCAGCTATTGTATTGAAAGATGCGGCAGAAAGAGTGAAAGAAGCACTTTCTTAA
- a CDS encoding ABC transporter ATP-binding protein: MSILRAKNIQKHYGDLKVLDGIDFQLDAAKISAIVGPSGAGKSTLLHILGTLDQADSGELFFNDKDISQLKGGRLSNFRNSAIGFIFQFHNLLPEFTAEENILIPAYISKKDEKASLERAKELMKILGIEQRSHHKPGQLSGGEQQRVAVARALMNKPSIVFADEPSGNLDSKNAEELHSLFLKLRDEFGQAFVIVTHNKELATISDERHEMKDGKLSRLD, from the coding sequence ATGAGTATATTGAGAGCTAAGAATATTCAAAAGCATTACGGTGACCTTAAAGTTTTAGATGGTATTGATTTTCAGTTGGATGCAGCTAAAATCAGTGCTATTGTTGGGCCTAGTGGAGCCGGAAAAAGTACATTATTACATATATTAGGAACACTAGATCAAGCCGATAGCGGAGAACTTTTTTTTAATGACAAAGATATTAGTCAATTAAAAGGTGGCAGATTATCAAATTTTAGAAATAGCGCTATTGGTTTTATATTTCAATTTCATAATCTCTTACCTGAATTTACGGCTGAAGAAAATATTTTGATCCCTGCTTATATTTCCAAAAAGGATGAAAAAGCTTCTTTAGAAAGAGCAAAAGAATTGATGAAAATTTTAGGCATAGAGCAAAGATCTCATCACAAACCAGGTCAGCTTAGTGGAGGGGAACAACAAAGAGTAGCCGTTGCCAGGGCACTAATGAATAAACCTTCCATTGTATTTGCTGATGAACCCAGTGGGAATTTAGATTCCAAAAATGCTGAAGAACTCCATTCATTATTTCTAAAATTAAGAGATGAATTCGGACAAGCATTCGTGATCGTAACCCACAATAAAGAATTAGCCACTATTTCTGATGAAAGACATGAGATGAAAGATGGGAAACTGAGTAGATTAGATTAA
- a CDS encoding PorP/SprF family type IX secretion system membrane protein, with protein sequence MKQLFIIPAILALLLGFNMDLKAQDVYFSQFYANPIYLNSALAGSEGNPRLTLAHRQQWSNLQAYNASYFSFDTPLGKQSGLAIHALNDQQMDGVINNNAIGTTLSHRIELNNRAIIGGGISLNYFQKSFDWNKLTFEDQMRAGSSNRYPTAERFGQSRTNMVDVGVGFVYAAENLVAGLNISHINTPKERFNPDSDTSLPRRYTAHIAYSFHKFSYGKQAYSITPSIVYENQAGMDYMNVGGYWNNNFLTLGTWYRVKQAMVFTVGFSYQQFNLGYSYDHSLQNAQSNYGATNEFTLSYRFEWKGKDPSKNYKGKCPDLYKNLR encoded by the coding sequence ATGAAACAATTATTCATCATTCCAGCGATTTTAGCGCTTCTGTTAGGATTCAATATGGATTTAAAAGCTCAAGATGTTTATTTTTCTCAATTCTATGCTAATCCTATTTATTTAAATAGTGCTTTGGCTGGTTCTGAAGGAAATCCTAGATTAACATTGGCCCACAGACAACAATGGAGTAACCTCCAAGCTTATAATGCCTCTTACTTTTCATTTGACACACCGCTTGGTAAGCAATCAGGTTTAGCGATTCATGCTTTAAATGATCAGCAAATGGATGGAGTCATCAACAATAACGCAATTGGTACTACTTTATCTCATAGAATTGAATTAAATAATAGAGCCATAATTGGCGGAGGGATTTCCCTAAACTATTTCCAAAAGTCATTTGACTGGAATAAATTAACATTTGAAGATCAAATGAGAGCTGGGAGCAGTAATCGCTACCCTACTGCCGAAAGATTTGGTCAATCAAGAACCAATATGGTTGATGTTGGGGTGGGCTTTGTTTATGCTGCTGAAAACTTAGTTGCTGGATTAAACATTTCACATATCAATACACCAAAAGAAAGATTCAATCCTGACTCTGACACATCTTTACCTAGAAGATATACAGCACACATCGCATACAGCTTCCATAAATTCTCTTACGGAAAGCAAGCTTATTCAATAACGCCATCCATTGTATATGAAAACCAAGCTGGAATGGATTATATGAATGTGGGTGGATATTGGAATAATAACTTTTTGACTTTGGGAACTTGGTATAGAGTTAAGCAAGCCATGGTTTTTACTGTAGGATTTTCTTACCAACAGTTCAATTTGGGTTATAGCTACGACCATAGCTTACAGAATGCACAAAGCAATTATGGCGCAACAAATGAATTTACTTTATCTTATAGATTTGAATGGAAAGGAAAAGATCCGAGCAAAAACTACAAAGGGAAATGCCCTGATTTGTATAAAAACTTAAGATAA
- a CDS encoding thiolase family protein — protein MKTAYIVDIARTPVGKFGGTLSSVRPDDLAAHIIKSILERQTNFDKSLLEDVILGAANQAGEDNRNVARMAGLMAGLPIEVGGLTVNRLCASGLQSIMDASRATMLGDGEAFIAGGVESMTRAPFVMAKAETAYSRKPEVYDTTIGWRFINPKLAEMHYPFAMGETAENVAEKWKISREAQDEFAHNSQLKYDAAHKAGKFNNELVPVSIPQRKAEDIVFGKDEHPRLSSIEKLGSLKPAFKKDGSVTAGNASGVNDGSAASLIVNEETLKKFNLKPMARVVSMAIAGVSPDTMGIGPVPATLKALKRAGLKVSDIDLIELNEAFASQSIACIQDLDLNPGIINVNGGSIAIGHPLGASGTRISATLLHEMQKRENVKYGLATMCVGVGQGAAIIYEKLN, from the coding sequence ATTAAAACAGCATACATAGTAGATATAGCAAGAACTCCAGTTGGAAAATTCGGAGGCACATTAAGCAGCGTAAGGCCAGATGATTTGGCTGCTCACATCATTAAAAGTATATTAGAAAGACAGACAAATTTTGACAAATCCTTATTGGAAGATGTGATTTTAGGTGCAGCTAACCAAGCAGGTGAGGACAACAGAAATGTGGCGAGAATGGCAGGATTAATGGCAGGATTACCTATTGAAGTGGGTGGTTTAACAGTTAATAGATTATGCGCATCTGGTTTGCAATCTATTATGGATGCTAGCCGTGCTACCATGTTGGGTGATGGTGAAGCTTTTATAGCAGGTGGTGTAGAAAGCATGACCCGTGCACCTTTTGTTATGGCTAAAGCCGAAACAGCTTATTCCAGAAAACCAGAAGTATATGACACTACGATTGGTTGGAGATTTATAAATCCTAAGCTAGCTGAAATGCACTACCCTTTTGCAATGGGAGAAACAGCAGAAAATGTAGCAGAAAAATGGAAAATAAGTAGAGAAGCTCAAGATGAATTTGCACATAATTCTCAACTAAAATATGATGCAGCACATAAAGCTGGGAAATTCAATAATGAATTGGTTCCAGTATCAATTCCTCAAAGAAAAGCTGAAGATATTGTATTTGGAAAAGATGAACACCCAAGGCTTTCTTCTATTGAAAAATTAGGTTCTCTTAAACCTGCTTTCAAGAAAGATGGATCCGTTACAGCTGGAAACGCAAGTGGAGTAAATGATGGATCAGCTGCCAGCTTGATAGTAAATGAAGAAACCTTAAAGAAATTTAATTTAAAACCGATGGCAAGGGTAGTCAGCATGGCTATAGCGGGTGTAAGTCCTGATACCATGGGGATTGGCCCAGTTCCAGCTACTCTTAAAGCTTTGAAAAGAGCAGGGTTAAAGGTTTCCGATATAGATTTAATAGAATTAAATGAAGCCTTTGCTTCTCAATCAATTGCTTGCATTCAAGATTTGGATTTAAATCCTGGAATCATAAATGTAAATGGAGGTTCTATTGCTATTGGACATCCATTAGGTGCAAGTGGGACCAGAATATCAGCCACTCTATTACATGAAATGCAAAAGAGAGAAAATGTGAAATATGGTTTGGCTACCATGTGCGTAGGTGTTGGGCAGGGTGCTGCAATTATTTACGAAAAATTAAATTAA
- a CDS encoding thymidylate synthase, giving the protein MKQYHDLMQHILDKGVQKGDRTGTGTISVFGYQMRYDLSEGFPVVTTKKLHLRSIIHELLWFLKGETNIKYLKENGVSIWDEWADENGELGPVYGSQWRNWPTPDGKHIDQISQIIDQIKNTPNSRRIMVSAWNVSDVPNMALPPCHALFQFYVADGKLSCQLYQRSADVFLGVPFNIASYALLTMMVAQVCDLEPGDFIHTLGDAHLYSNHLEQTELQLSREPYPLPKMKINPNVKNIFDFKFEDFELVDYQYHPHIKAAVAV; this is encoded by the coding sequence ATGAAGCAGTATCACGATTTAATGCAGCATATTTTAGACAAAGGAGTCCAAAAAGGAGATAGAACTGGAACTGGAACCATTAGTGTTTTCGGCTACCAGATGCGCTATGACTTATCCGAGGGCTTCCCAGTTGTGACCACTAAAAAGCTTCATTTAAGATCCATCATTCATGAATTACTTTGGTTTTTGAAAGGTGAAACGAATATCAAATATTTAAAGGAAAATGGGGTTTCGATCTGGGACGAATGGGCAGATGAAAATGGTGAATTAGGCCCTGTTTACGGTTCACAATGGAGAAACTGGCCTACTCCTGATGGAAAACATATTGATCAAATCAGTCAGATTATTGATCAGATCAAAAACACACCTAATTCAAGAAGGATAATGGTAAGTGCTTGGAATGTGTCAGATGTTCCCAACATGGCTTTACCTCCTTGCCATGCGCTATTTCAATTTTATGTGGCGGATGGGAAATTAAGTTGCCAGTTATATCAACGTTCTGCAGATGTATTTCTAGGAGTTCCTTTTAATATCGCTTCTTATGCTTTATTAACTATGATGGTAGCTCAGGTTTGTGATTTAGAACCAGGTGATTTTATTCATACTTTAGGAGATGCACATTTGTATTCCAATCATCTGGAACAGACTGAATTGCAATTATCAAGAGAGCCCTACCCTCTTCCAAAAATGAAAATCAATCCTAATGTGAAAAACATATTTGATTTCAAATTTGAGGATTTCGAATTAGTGGATTATCAATATCATCCTCATATAAAGGCAGCTGTTGCGGTTTAA
- a CDS encoding acyloxyacyl hydrolase: MKKLSLAVLFILFSFSLNAQKYDWYVNGQVIKGFILKHNEHVGHLANSHPSGIELSLQQKLNGKREWENLYNKPLVSYGLSYYDLQNPKLGHLVVGSAAMDLPLKRTENTALYFRIGTGLVYSTNPYDRETNNQNNMVTSTITYLLQTRLTYEIKLNEHLSITPNLNVTHASNGAQRAPNRGVNIITANMGMSYKIKSQEEQEFRDITPLDKTPYQIYFLLSGGRNTRTLQVREPLPFFNLLLYGQKYVNPKSDWGIGLEYFHSYSLKEQIATNWFRLYDDEEITDFKRLGLLIGHELKFGKLGFISQIGVYIYNPSKSNMPVYLRFGLRYQFHENIMAQVALKTHAATAEQAEIGIGWRF, translated from the coding sequence TTGAAAAAGTTAAGTCTTGCTGTATTATTTATATTATTTAGCTTTTCTTTAAATGCTCAGAAGTACGATTGGTATGTAAATGGTCAAGTCATAAAAGGCTTTATTTTAAAACACAATGAACACGTAGGGCATTTAGCAAATTCTCATCCATCTGGCATTGAACTAAGTTTGCAGCAAAAACTTAATGGAAAAAGGGAATGGGAGAACTTATACAATAAACCATTGGTAAGCTATGGTTTATCTTATTATGATCTTCAAAATCCCAAATTAGGGCATTTAGTGGTTGGTTCTGCTGCCATGGATTTGCCCCTGAAAAGAACTGAAAATACTGCTTTATATTTCCGAATTGGAACAGGTCTGGTTTACAGCACAAATCCATATGATAGGGAAACGAATAACCAGAATAATATGGTAACTAGTACTATCACCTATCTATTACAAACCCGTTTAACATATGAAATTAAATTAAATGAACATTTAAGCATAACACCTAATTTAAATGTTACTCATGCCAGCAATGGGGCACAAAGAGCTCCCAATAGAGGTGTAAATATTATCACTGCCAATATGGGAATGTCTTATAAAATCAAAAGCCAAGAAGAACAGGAATTTCGTGACATTACTCCATTGGATAAGACTCCATACCAAATTTATTTTTTATTAAGTGGTGGAAGAAACACCCGAACTTTGCAAGTACGGGAACCTCTACCCTTCTTTAACTTACTGTTATATGGTCAAAAATATGTGAATCCAAAAAGTGATTGGGGCATTGGGCTAGAATATTTCCATAGCTACTCTTTAAAAGAACAGATTGCGACTAATTGGTTTAGATTATATGATGATGAAGAAATCACAGACTTTAAAAGGTTAGGATTACTAATTGGACATGAACTAAAATTTGGGAAACTGGGCTTTATCTCACAAATTGGCGTTTATATTTACAACCCAAGCAAATCGAATATGCCAGTTTATCTGCGATTCGGATTACGCTATCAATTTCATGAGAACATAATGGCACAAGTTGCACTAAAAACACATGCCGCCACAGCAGAACAAGCAGAAATAGGTATTGGATGGAGATTTTAA
- a CDS encoding GIN domain-containing protein, with the protein MEILRKYRIYLFLILLGTSLQSCDSEEAFDCIKKSGEETTIIIDDFPDFAKLLIHDDIELEIVETDQEYFELTYGKNLIPKIVMNHENDSLSFFNQNFCGWTRDFEKPKLKWFTNKSSINVLCLSNGKITSEDTIRNNFLIRVESSTNEVDLKINNNNTTLLSNSSSLFKVSGKCNDLRIAAFFNDGKYECGNFIVNTANVLQRGYNDITVNVRDSLVGSIENAGRILYKGNPGVKVAVSNGGELIHLDQE; encoded by the coding sequence ATGGAGATTTTAAGAAAATATAGAATATACTTATTTTTAATCCTTTTGGGAACTTCACTACAATCTTGCGATTCAGAGGAAGCATTTGACTGCATTAAAAAATCGGGAGAAGAAACAACAATCATAATCGATGATTTTCCAGATTTCGCTAAATTATTAATCCATGATGATATAGAACTGGAAATAGTGGAAACCGATCAGGAATATTTTGAACTGACTTATGGCAAAAACCTTATCCCAAAAATTGTGATGAATCATGAAAATGATTCCTTGAGCTTCTTTAATCAAAATTTTTGCGGATGGACTAGAGATTTTGAAAAACCCAAATTAAAATGGTTCACCAACAAAAGTTCTATTAATGTCCTCTGTCTTAGCAACGGGAAAATCACTTCTGAAGATACCATTAGAAATAATTTTCTAATCAGAGTTGAAAGTTCAACTAATGAAGTGGATTTAAAAATTAATAATAATAATACCACGCTTTTAAGTAATTCATCAAGCTTATTTAAGGTTTCTGGAAAATGCAATGACCTTCGAATTGCAGCCTTCTTTAATGACGGAAAATATGAATGTGGCAATTTTATAGTTAATACAGCAAATGTCTTGCAAAGAGGCTATAATGACATAACAGTAAATGTAAGAGATAGTTTAGTCGGTAGTATTGAAAATGCAGGAAGGATACTTTATAAAGGCAACCCAGGTGTCAAAGTAGCAGTTAGCAATGGAGGAGAATTAATTCATTTAGACCAAGAGTAA
- a CDS encoding alanine racemase yields MNITKPTLLLDEKKCKDNIKNMISRANRFNCNLRPHFKTHQSIVVGNWFQDLGVSQCAVSSLEMAKYFFNAGWTDITVAFPLNILEHTTANDLARKIKLNLCVESLETVKALNDFLEHPVGIFLKIDAGYHRTGLEAENYAEIEAILEALESNQLITIKGFLQHAGHTYGAHGKKEIDEIHAFTSEKMINLKDHFIKKYPDIIISNGDTPTCSVSENFEHIDEMRPGNFVFFDVMQAEIGSCNYENIAVAMACPVVAKHAGRNEVIIYGGAVHFSKDRIEKDGKTIYGLIAEEKEKGWGNPISGWYVKKLSQEHGTIHIPDEDFDQIKIGDLLYILPIHSCLTANLMSKYYTLEGEEIEMFRYLS; encoded by the coding sequence ATGAATATCACTAAACCTACCTTATTACTAGATGAAAAGAAATGCAAGGACAATATTAAAAATATGATTAGCCGAGCTAATCGGTTCAATTGTAATTTACGCCCTCATTTTAAAACACATCAGTCTATTGTAGTTGGAAATTGGTTTCAGGATTTAGGGGTAAGTCAATGTGCAGTTTCCTCCTTAGAAATGGCAAAATATTTCTTCAATGCAGGTTGGACAGATATTACGGTTGCATTTCCTCTGAATATTTTAGAACACACCACTGCTAACGACTTAGCAAGGAAGATAAAATTAAATTTGTGCGTTGAATCCCTTGAAACTGTCAAAGCTTTAAATGATTTTTTAGAACATCCTGTTGGTATATTCTTAAAAATAGATGCAGGATACCATAGAACCGGACTTGAAGCTGAAAACTATGCTGAAATAGAGGCTATTCTTGAAGCTTTGGAAAGCAATCAACTTATCACCATCAAGGGATTTTTACAACATGCGGGTCACACATACGGAGCTCATGGCAAAAAAGAAATTGATGAAATCCATGCCTTTACATCTGAGAAGATGATCAATCTGAAAGATCATTTTATAAAAAAATATCCTGATATCATTATTTCAAATGGAGACACTCCTACTTGCAGTGTATCTGAAAATTTTGAGCATATAGACGAAATGCGTCCTGGTAATTTTGTCTTTTTTGATGTAATGCAAGCAGAAATTGGCTCTTGCAATTATGAAAACATAGCCGTAGCCATGGCTTGTCCAGTAGTTGCCAAACATGCTGGTAGAAATGAAGTGATTATTTACGGAGGTGCAGTACATTTCTCAAAAGACAGAATAGAAAAAGACGGTAAAACCATTTATGGATTAATAGCTGAAGAAAAAGAAAAGGGATGGGGGAATCCTATTTCAGGTTGGTATGTTAAGAAATTGTCCCAGGAACACGGTACTATTCATATTCCTGATGAAGATTTTGATCAAATTAAAATTGGAGATTTATTATACATACTTCCAATTCACTCATGCTTAACTGCCAATTTGATGAGTAAATATTATACGCTTGAGGGTGAAGAGATTGAGATGTTTCGGTATTTGAGTTAG
- a CDS encoding amidohydrolase yields MKKLYPILIALIIIPAISFSQDLHKIALEKAEDIEEKVIEWRRHFHQNPELSNREYKTGEKIAEHLKSLGLDVQTGVAHTGVVAIFKGGKPGPVVGLRADIDALPVTERNDLPFKSEVVTEYNGQETGVMHACGHDTHIAIMMGVAEVFSEMKEDLPGTIKFIFQPAEEGVPTGERGGAKMMVEEGVLKNPDVEAIFGLHINAGTTVGHIKYKTEGIMAASDRFTINIKGKQAHGSTPWASVDPIAVSAQIINSLQYIVSRNSELTKEAAVVTVGIMQGGNRFNIIPETAMLEGTIRTLDEGMREMIHEKIKLTATNIAEIAGATAEVEIVENAPLTYNDIDLTNKMVSSLQKTVGEEKLHVMKAVTGAEDFSYFQNEIPGLYFFIGGRPETLPEGQALGGHHTPDFFVDESGMLTGVKAFINLTLDYMEGQ; encoded by the coding sequence ATGAAAAAGTTATATCCAATACTCATTGCTTTGATTATTATTCCTGCCATTTCATTTTCACAGGATTTGCACAAAATTGCGTTGGAAAAAGCAGAAGATATTGAAGAGAAGGTAATTGAGTGGAGAAGACATTTTCATCAAAATCCAGAATTATCCAATAGGGAATATAAGACAGGAGAAAAAATAGCTGAACATTTAAAAAGTTTAGGTTTGGATGTGCAGACTGGAGTTGCTCATACAGGTGTTGTAGCCATTTTTAAAGGTGGAAAGCCTGGCCCAGTTGTAGGGCTTAGAGCAGATATTGATGCCTTGCCAGTTACAGAGCGAAATGATTTACCATTCAAATCGGAAGTAGTAACTGAATATAATGGTCAGGAAACTGGCGTGATGCATGCATGTGGTCATGATACGCATATTGCCATTATGATGGGAGTTGCAGAAGTTTTCAGTGAAATGAAAGAAGACCTTCCAGGAACCATCAAGTTTATTTTTCAACCAGCTGAGGAAGGAGTACCAACTGGAGAAAGGGGAGGAGCTAAAATGATGGTGGAAGAAGGTGTGTTAAAAAATCCTGATGTGGAAGCTATTTTTGGTCTGCACATTAATGCTGGAACCACAGTCGGACATATCAAATACAAAACAGAAGGCATAATGGCGGCTTCTGATAGATTCACTATTAATATTAAAGGTAAGCAAGCGCATGGTTCCACTCCTTGGGCTAGTGTTGATCCTATTGCGGTCTCAGCTCAAATCATAAATAGTCTGCAATACATTGTATCCAGAAATTCAGAGTTAACCAAAGAGGCAGCTGTAGTGACTGTAGGAATTATGCAAGGTGGTAATCGTTTTAATATCATTCCTGAAACTGCTATGTTGGAAGGAACGATCAGAACTTTAGATGAAGGCATGAGAGAAATGATTCATGAAAAAATCAAACTAACAGCAACCAATATAGCAGAAATAGCAGGAGCAACTGCAGAAGTAGAAATAGTAGAAAATGCACCCCTAACCTACAATGATATTGATTTGACCAATAAAATGGTTTCCTCCTTACAAAAAACAGTAGGAGAGGAAAAGTTACACGTGATGAAAGCTGTAACTGGTGCCGAAGATTTCTCCTATTTCCAAAATGAAATCCCTGGACTATATTTTTTCATAGGCGGAAGACCGGAAACACTGCCAGAAGGTCAAGCTTTAGGAGGCCATCATACACCTGATTTCTTCGTAGACGAAAGTGGAATGCTTACCGGTGTTAAGGCATTTATTAACTTGACATTGGATTATATGGAGGGGCAGTAG
- the yaaA gene encoding peroxide stress protein YaaA — protein MIAILSPAKSLDFEKQFDIRSTKTRFNEETNQLIEVLKTKSEEEVQELMSISDKLAQLNVERYDNFKKRTPKHAKQAVLAFQGDVYQGMEAEDFTQEDHDYAQQHIRILSGLYGLLRPLDLIQPYRLEMGTKLETDKGNNLYEFWGDKITEQLKKDLKSQGDKVLINLASNEYFKSVNKNELKKDFNIVDVEFKDFKNGQYKIISFFAKKARGLMARYIVKNQVEKVEDLKGFDLDGYSFDEKDSTETKLAFKRG, from the coding sequence ATGATTGCAATATTGTCACCGGCTAAAAGTCTGGATTTTGAGAAACAATTTGATATTAGGAGTACAAAAACACGATTTAATGAAGAAACCAATCAGCTGATAGAAGTGCTTAAAACCAAATCGGAAGAAGAGGTTCAAGAGCTGATGAGCATTAGTGATAAATTGGCACAATTGAATGTAGAGCGCTATGATAATTTCAAAAAGCGAACTCCCAAACATGCTAAACAAGCAGTCTTAGCTTTCCAGGGCGATGTTTACCAAGGAATGGAAGCTGAGGACTTTACTCAAGAAGATCATGATTATGCCCAACAGCATATCCGAATTTTATCAGGATTATATGGTTTACTAAGACCCTTGGATTTAATTCAGCCTTACAGATTGGAAATGGGTACTAAATTGGAAACAGACAAAGGCAATAATTTGTATGAGTTTTGGGGAGATAAGATTACCGAGCAACTCAAGAAGGATCTTAAATCTCAGGGTGATAAAGTATTGATCAATCTTGCGTCTAATGAATATTTTAAATCCGTGAATAAAAATGAATTAAAGAAGGATTTTAATATAGTAGATGTTGAATTTAAGGATTTCAAAAATGGTCAGTATAAAATCATTTCCTTCTTTGCCAAAAAGGCAAGAGGCTTAATGGCTCGCTATATAGTCAAAAATCAAGTGGAGAAAGTTGAGGATTTGAAGGGGTTTGATTTGGATGGTTATTCTTTTGATGAAAAGGATTCAACTGAAACAAAATTGGCTTTTAAAAGAGGTTAA
- a CDS encoding acyl-CoA thioesterase, translated as MNKFQLKIKPKASDFDAMDHINNVVYLQWVQDVAEAHWKHISGENDDQINLWVALRHEIDYKKEIKPDEKIVAETWVNSMEGVRSERMTRIFNPETDQTKAEARTFWCLLDAKSKRPKRIPEEMKRRYGTI; from the coding sequence ATGAACAAATTTCAACTCAAAATAAAGCCTAAAGCTTCCGATTTTGATGCAATGGATCATATCAATAATGTGGTTTATTTGCAATGGGTTCAGGATGTTGCAGAAGCGCATTGGAAGCATATTTCAGGAGAAAATGATGATCAAATTAATCTTTGGGTAGCTTTAAGGCATGAAATAGATTATAAAAAGGAGATTAAGCCTGATGAAAAGATAGTAGCAGAAACATGGGTGAATTCGATGGAAGGAGTGAGGTCTGAAAGAATGACTCGAATTTTCAATCCAGAAACCGATCAAACTAAAGCTGAAGCCCGCACCTTTTGGTGCTTATTGGATGCTAAAAGTAAGAGGCCGAAACGGATTCCTGAGGAAATGAAACGCAGGTACGGGACTATTTAA